In Synechocystis sp. PCC 6714, the following are encoded in one genomic region:
- a CDS encoding metal ABC transporter permease, translating into MVKVILWSVTMIETLTQALQYEFMQNAIVASLLVSLACGLIGSFIVINRMVFISGGVAHAAYGGIGLGYYFAFNPLWGAFGFSLVMALAMGWVARKYQQRSDTLIGVMWALGMAIGIMLIDLTKGYKADVASYLFGSILTVPRQELWLMAGLDLVIIILLFLLYKEFLAISFDPIYATTRNLPVDILYLTLVAAIALTVVMVMQLVGLIMVIALLSIPAAIAGQYVRDVPQMMAVASGLGIIFCTFGLALSYSFNLSSGATIILVASIAYLISLAFRQWMARSVA; encoded by the coding sequence ATGGTCAAGGTCATTCTGTGGAGTGTCACCATGATTGAGACCCTGACTCAGGCGTTGCAATACGAATTTATGCAAAACGCCATCGTAGCCAGTTTGCTGGTCAGCTTAGCCTGTGGATTAATTGGCTCTTTCATTGTCATTAACCGCATGGTTTTCATTAGTGGCGGTGTAGCCCATGCTGCCTATGGAGGCATTGGTTTAGGCTACTATTTTGCCTTTAATCCCCTCTGGGGAGCATTTGGTTTTTCCTTAGTGATGGCCTTAGCTATGGGTTGGGTAGCGAGGAAATATCAACAGCGCAGTGACACTTTAATTGGAGTGATGTGGGCCCTGGGCATGGCGATCGGCATTATGTTGATTGATTTAACCAAGGGCTATAAAGCCGATGTAGCTAGTTATTTGTTTGGCAGTATTTTGACGGTGCCCCGACAGGAACTCTGGCTCATGGCCGGCCTAGACCTTGTGATCATTATTCTTTTATTTCTGCTGTACAAGGAGTTTTTGGCCATTTCCTTCGATCCCATCTATGCCACCACCCGTAATTTGCCGGTGGATATTCTTTATTTAACCCTAGTGGCAGCCATTGCTTTAACGGTGGTGATGGTGATGCAGTTGGTGGGATTAATTATGGTTATTGCCCTGTTGAGTATTCCGGCGGCGATCGCCGGTCAGTATGTGCGGGATGTGCCCCAAATGATGGCAGTGGCCAGTGGTCTGGGTATAATCTTTTGCACTTTTGGGTTGGCACTTTCCTACAGTTTCAACCTTTCTTCCGGAGCGACCATTATTTTGGTGGCTAGCATTGCCTATCTGATTAGTTTGGCATTTAGACAGTGGATGGCAAGGTCCGTTGCCTAG
- a CDS encoding PhoH family protein yields the protein MSQTTATLPLPSPESAIALAGSGEDNLTYLAHHTGAKLILRGQELMVVGTEKAVARVMAVLQSLAPYWQSAKAISRPDLMTAFHALDTGKQEEYQALQQTVLAKTRRGETVRAKTFRQRQYIKAIQKHDVTFCIGPAGTGKTFLAAVLAVQALLNNECDRLILTRPAVEAGEKLGFLPGDLQQKVDPFLRPLYDALYEFIEPEKIPDLMERGKIEVAPLAYMRGRTLTNAFVIVDEAQNTTPAQLKMVLTRLGFGSKMIVTGDITQTDLPNYQKSGLQVAQTILKDVEGVAFCYLNQADVVRHPLVQRIVEAYERSENTSPATLK from the coding sequence ATGTCCCAAACTACCGCCACCCTGCCATTGCCCAGCCCGGAAAGTGCGATCGCCTTAGCAGGAAGCGGAGAAGATAACCTGACCTATTTGGCCCACCATACCGGTGCAAAGTTAATTCTACGGGGGCAGGAACTGATGGTGGTCGGCACCGAAAAAGCCGTGGCTAGGGTTATGGCCGTGCTCCAATCCCTCGCTCCCTACTGGCAGAGTGCCAAGGCCATTTCCCGTCCCGATTTGATGACAGCTTTCCATGCATTGGATACGGGCAAACAGGAAGAATATCAGGCCCTACAACAAACGGTGTTGGCTAAAACCCGCCGGGGGGAGACTGTCCGCGCCAAAACCTTTCGGCAACGACAATACATTAAAGCGATCCAAAAACATGATGTGACGTTTTGCATTGGCCCAGCGGGGACAGGGAAAACTTTTCTGGCAGCGGTGCTGGCGGTGCAAGCGCTGTTGAATAATGAATGCGATCGCCTGATTTTGACTCGACCAGCGGTGGAAGCGGGGGAAAAATTAGGTTTTCTGCCGGGGGATTTGCAACAAAAAGTTGATCCGTTTTTGCGCCCCCTCTACGATGCCCTCTATGAATTCATAGAACCGGAAAAAATTCCCGATTTGATGGAGCGAGGCAAAATTGAAGTGGCGCCCCTGGCCTATATGCGGGGAAGAACTTTGACCAATGCCTTTGTGATTGTGGATGAAGCCCAAAACACCACCCCAGCCCAACTGAAAATGGTCTTAACCCGCCTTGGTTTTGGCTCGAAAATGATTGTTACTGGCGATATAACCCAAACCGATTTACCCAATTACCAAAAATCGGGTTTGCAAGTGGCCCAAACCATCCTCAAGGATGTGGAAGGGGTTGCATTCTGTTACCTTAATCAAGCGGATGTGGTGCGTCATCCCCTGGTGCAAAGGATTGTGGAAGCTTACGAACGTTCTGAAAATACCAGTCCAGCAACTCTCAAGTAA
- a CDS encoding metal ABC transporter ATP-binding protein has protein sequence MLTVPSPNANASMVSHSPPVITVENLSAGYDGNPVLENIDLQVEERDFLGLIGPNGGGKTTLLKVLLGLIKPQQGKVQILGRPVEQGRRYVGYVPQWLEFDRAFPVRVLDVVRMGRLGRGKLFRRYHQQDEAIVRRCLEQVGMGDLGDRPLGALSGGQRQRVYIARALASQPKILLLDEPTANVDSKVQKSIYELLGELNQTMTIVMISHDLGAISRYVKTVGCLNRSLHYHQEKFITPQMIEATYQCPVDLIAHGVPHRVFPSHDLALPVLDGTNGQGHSVECHHD, from the coding sequence ATGCTAACAGTGCCCAGCCCTAATGCTAATGCCTCCATGGTCAGCCATTCTCCCCCTGTAATTACCGTTGAAAATTTGTCCGCCGGCTACGATGGCAACCCAGTACTGGAAAATATTGACCTGCAAGTAGAGGAAAGGGATTTTCTCGGTTTAATTGGCCCCAATGGAGGGGGAAAAACCACTCTGCTCAAAGTGCTGTTGGGCTTAATCAAACCCCAGCAAGGCAAAGTGCAAATCCTTGGACGCCCAGTGGAACAGGGGCGACGCTACGTGGGTTATGTGCCCCAATGGTTGGAGTTTGACCGGGCGTTTCCAGTGCGGGTATTGGATGTGGTAAGGATGGGTCGCCTGGGGCGGGGCAAATTATTTCGCCGTTATCACCAGCAGGATGAAGCCATTGTGCGTCGTTGTTTGGAACAGGTAGGTATGGGAGATTTGGGCGATCGCCCGCTGGGAGCTTTATCTGGGGGACAACGGCAACGGGTTTATATTGCTAGGGCCTTGGCTTCCCAACCAAAGATTTTATTGCTGGACGAACCCACCGCCAATGTGGACAGTAAGGTGCAAAAAAGCATTTACGAGTTGTTGGGGGAACTGAATCAAACCATGACCATTGTGATGATTTCCCACGACCTAGGGGCCATTTCCCGCTATGTCAAAACCGTCGGTTGTCTAAACCGCAGTTTGCACTACCACCAAGAAAAATTTATCACCCCCCAGATGATTGAAGCCACCTATCAATGTCCAGTGGATTTAATTGCCCATGGTGTGCCCCATCGGGTTTTCCCTAGCCATGACCTGGCTTTACCTGTGCTGGACGGAACCAATGGTCAAGGTCATTCTGTGGAGTGTCACCATGATTGA